The Hippopotamus amphibius kiboko isolate mHipAmp2 chromosome 3, mHipAmp2.hap2, whole genome shotgun sequence genomic interval cttctctccctgccccctcccatacatTATACTTTTTATTACTTTCCGGTTTATCCTTCCACTCTTTCCTaatgaaaatagacatatatatgtatggaaaAGCAGCAAAGTATAAGCAGTTTTCTGGTCCCTCCTTTGTAAAAACTAAACAGTATACCCTGAGGATCTCAGCCATTCCATGCCTCCCCTCATCCCCATGATACCCAATTGTCCGGATGTCCTATGCCGTTTTCAACACTCCCCCATGGATGGTCACTTCAGGTATGtttctcatcttttccttttaccaacaatgttgcagtgaataGCTTGTGCATatgttttttcttgtatttttgacAGTATATCTTTGCGATACATTCCTAGAAGAAGAATTGCTGTGCAAAATTGCATCTGTGTGTGTCATTTGCTAGGTCATGTTGAATCCCCTCCAGAGGAATCAAACCACCAAAGCCAAATTTTAACAACGTGCCAAAATGAGTAGGAACATGCAGCACCCCATCTATCACCCATCTTTTGATCAGGTGTTCTACCCAAGGACAGGCCTGGATAGATCTCACCCCGGAACACACAGGCCTGGGAATTCTGGAAGGTGCCATAAAACTCCCTTTTTACTTTGTCTGGTATCAGAGTTTAACAGGTAACATGCTCATCTCATGCTGAGCAGGGGTTCTGATGggtcttttctgccttctttgacTGAGAAGAAGCTTAAAAAGAACTCCTTTTTATGTGTAGTTTGGTAGACAAAATGGTTCAAGACACGAACCCTAATGGGGAATTATAGCAAAAGGTTAgtgatgaatggaatatttataaatggaatattcctGCCATACCAATAAGCAAGTGATGTCTCAGTCATCAAGGATTGTGGCCCTCACTGAAAAAAACACCTGCCATCAGATGGCAAGTccctccctgtggtgagccccgaggaaactcaggatgtgaaaatgcaggCCCCAGAGAGCTAAGGTGCATAGCAGAGGAATGATGTCAGTGAGCCcaaagcttgcatcttcccatacatagaaaagcactaagttCCTTAATCTGAGATATTTAGTTTCCTTAAATGGAAGGTCCTGACTAAAGGTCCTTTGCTGCGAAACCCCTAAATATCCTGTCTACTTccctcacctccttggagcagtgTCTCAGAGatatctgagatgctgcctcctgggctgcagtcctcatctGGCTTCAAATAAAACGTACCTCGCAACTCTCAcaatgtgcatatatttttaagtcaacattAGCAATTGgacattattaaattcattggttGATAGGACCCTGGTGATCTTTCTttacaaacagaaggaaaattagCATGGTTAAGttgcattcagtctcttattcaTTTGACCAACATGAGTTCAACCCTCTTTCTGCCCACTCTTGACTCCCACCTCTAGGGGAGAAATAAAAACCTAcacagcctgcaggctgaatCCAGCACACAGGTGTTTCAGTTTTGACTCACACTTatttgtgaagaagaaaaacaatttttgctcacatttaaaatcaggggattttacataaatattcagaTCTCTGACTTCTCTTGAATATTTGGGCAACCAGGCTCCTCTCCAGCAGGGCAGCTGCTGGTTAGAGCTAAGGAGAGGCTGCCCCCACTAGCAGCGCAGATGCTGCCTGCCTTGTGTCCATGATGCCCGCCCAGTTCTTCCATATATTTCTCCTACCATCTAGACAATGGGTTTGTGAAGACTGTCCTAGACTGCTAGCTCCTTGAAGATAAGGACCACCTTTGTCTTGCTTGACTTTAACTCTCAGCATCTAACCCAGATCCCACAACTAGGGTGCTCCGTATATGTGTATTGGATGATATGAAGTATCTTGGGGATGCATGCAGCACATTTCTTCCCATAGTgaaactctgcaattgtaatactactctagcctagatttttgatgcagattGCCATCATAAGTGCCCCTGGTCTGTGCCATCTGtcccactacctaaagccatTCACTTGTATGTCCCTGGGGTGCCCCTCATGTCTACACTTTGCCATTTGACGTCAATTCCTCCTTGGAATCTCCTCTTCAACTGAGGACTGCAACACACATGTCATGAAGTTGTTTCCAAGACAGCATGAGTTGACAAATGTCAATCATGCACCTGGCATTTACTTTTATCATGTTAGTAGCAGTGTTTTGTATTCAAGCAGGCAAGAATTTCCTCCCTCAGAGTTAGTCCGTGGGGTACAGCTTTGATTTTGCAGCCAAGCCCCAAGAAAGACATTACAGTGGAAATCTCTATattcagaaaattttgaaagtCCACTCCCCACAGAAATTGATGgaggtaaaaattttaatgagaggTTCGTAATTCTTATCTGATCCATTTGTGGCCTAAAGGGGACTATTAGGGCAGGTCTGAGCATATATAACCGGGAGCTCTTGGCCACCTCGGTATGCTCCGACCTAACTTTTTCTTGAGAAGTTGGTCCCAAGTTAGAAGCATGAAGTGGCTTGGGATCCTCGGGCTGGTGGCCCTCTCACagtgcctagtcatgtaagtacaGGGACTGTAAGTGACatcatctctgtttctgtgatttttcttgtcctcttattTTTCCACCCATCAGTgttagaaggaaatataatcattCCCTGACAGGCTGGAAGCTCAGCTCACACATATTGATGAGTACCTTCCCATGGAAAAAAGTGTCTTAGGGTCGGCTTGCAGGGTTACACAACTCTGGGGGTGCCAGTCACATCATGACCTATGTGAAAGTGGCACTCCTTGGAATGGTTCAGTGCACAATCTCTGCAACTGTAAGCGAGGTCCTATGGGACAGCACTCCTCCTGCGATTGCTTCTgcatcttctctctgctctctctccatgtcagtgtgcatgtgtctttctcttcatctctttctctctctcttttatgtcTTCCATCATATTGGATGTCTCTGTGCATGCAGAGCTCTCTGCGTTtctgcttctttgtttgtttgtttgttttctattttgactcTTCCGTCCTTCTCTAGCCTCTTAATTCTTCTGATGTATTCCtcatctcctggcttcctctctcacccctctCTTCTGCTTGAGCCCTGCAGAAACATGAGGAAGGCTACCTCTAGgctgttttacctctaacaagCAGCGTGACCACTGCTTCATCACAAACTCCCTGCATTTCAAATTCCTCCCAGTAAAAGAAGATAATAATCCACATTCTACCTAATTCCCAGagtttctttgaaaaagatacagtaGGATGGCCATAGCAATGGTGTTGGCTGTCATTGTTGAGACTTCCTACATATCAGGTACctcatatccatcatctcacttaatagcCACAACATCATATGTGGGGGATGGGGGTTATTACATTCCACTTTGTTACCAATGAGGATACTGAGACTCCAAAGGGTCATACGATTTACCCAAGATTACACAACAGAACCAGTATTCAAGCCAAGGTCTTAGCCAGGGTCTTTGCATGGCGTCCTGATAATAATATGACATTCATAAAAATGCTTGGGAGATGCGCAGGTTCATTACAGTCCAAGGTGTGACAGTCATACAGTAACACAGACAGCTGATTGCTGtccctgctttgtttccttttcccaatgttcggtgaaagaatccctctaacGAAGATCAAGACCATGCGAGAAACCCTCAGGGAAGAAAACCAGCGGACTAATTTCCTGGAGGACAACACTGATCACAGGTCCCAGAATGCCAGTGATGACCCCAATATTTCTCTGCAACCCCTGAGGAACTACCtggatgtgagtgtgttgggaggatgGCCCTCCATCGCGCACCCTGGTGCTTTGGCCTAGCACTGAGGTTCATctggaggggccaggctggaTATGGGGTTTGGGGCTCCTGCaagaagcagaaacactgggAAACAGGGACACTTTTCCCAAAGGTGAAGGCAAGTTTCATCCTGAGCTCTTGGTCTGTGTTGACTGTGCTCAGCAATGACCAGGTGGCAGGTAAACATCTATTTCTGTGCCAAAGATATGTGATTAGTGTGGGGGAGATTATTCTTTCTGAACCAAGTGAGCCATGGAATTACACATGAAAGGTGATCAAATGATAAAGGCAACTGCACATCAAGTTTCAaaccccaggcagaggaaagtCAGGCTCCACAGATCCAAGGACACCAGAAAAAAGTTACTAAGCCCTATGGCCTGGGACACCATAAAAATCTGGCACTCTGGTTGTAGTTATTGATTTTAAACTAAGTCTCATATCTCCTTCAAgacatgaggtggatagacctagagtctgtcatacagagtgaagtaagccagaaagagaaaaacagatactgtatgctaacacctCTGTATGGAatttgaagaaatggtactgatgagaccattgacaggcaagagtggagttacagaagtagagaatggacttgaggacacggggctggggtgaggggcaaaggggaagttggaatgaggtgagagagtagcatagacgtatttacactaccagctgtaaaatagaaagctagtgggaagttgctgtataacaaaaggagatcaacttcatgggagatgttTTTGAGGGtcaggagggggagggtgggggggagtcacgggaggcaggggatatgggaatatgtgtgtagatgcagctgattcactttggtgtacctcagagacgggtacaagagtgtaaagcaaatatattccaataaagagttaaaaaaaaaaaaaagagtccattcCCCAGCCTGAGTGATAGGCTAAGAGCAAATACATGTCCAATAAAAGGGCCAAGTGTGTGATATTGTTAGGACATGGTCTGAGTGTAGAGGAAGTGGCCTTTGGTGACCTAGAAGGGTCACATAGAGAAGGAAACACTcaagctgggccttgaaggggaGACTGGAGAGCTTCTCAAATGAAGGCACTGGAACTTCCCTGGACATGCTGTGGTTCAGACTCTGCGCTAATTCTGTActgacctgggttcgatccctcatcaGTTAACTGAGATTGgaaatggacagaaaaaaaaaattaaatgaaggcaCCACTCTCAGCAGAGGCTGTGAGGTGTGGTGGTTTGACAGtgatttcaggagacatgggaCCACTCGAGGAAGGCAGCACTCCTGGAATCAAGGGTGGCCAGGGCAGCCGGGCCTGCCTTCAAcattcatccccaccccacctcccccataGGTGTGCTATGTTGGCAACATCACCATTGGAACACCCCCTCAGGAGTTCAGGGTTGTCTTTGACACCACCTCCTCTTTCATGTGGGTGCCCTCCATTAACTGCTCCAGTCTCTCCTACCGTAAGTACCTGCCCCACCCCTCATGACCTCTCATCTATACTCCCCTCCCACATATTACTCCTTCCGTGGCACCTGAGGGACACTCATCACTTGTGTCTGCAGGTACACACAATCTCTTCAACCCTCAGTTGTCCACCACCTTCCAGCCCTCAGGCCGGTCCTTCAACCTGGAGTACGGCAGTTGGAGGATTGTTGGAATTCTTGCCTATGACACCGTTCGGGTAACCAGGCCTGGTGCAGCTTCTAGAGACTAGAAGCTGAGTCAGGGCTGGCCCTGGGAGCAACTGCAGCTTAGAAAACAGCTGCAGGACCAACTGGGAGGGTCTTTCTTTCCCAAGGTCCCCTAGTGCCAGGCAGCCCTCCACACAGGGCATGTTCCTGAGGGTACAGTGCCCTGCTAACACACAGACTCCCAAATGGCTAACCCAGAGAGTGGATTTGGGTGTGGATCTGTAGCTCCTTTGCCCATGAAcagctcaaggttcatttttctgggagcagggagagaggggaaaaagcacccacttttctattctcagacTGTGCTGGGCTATTTCATGGTAATGACATGTTTAATTCTGCAGCACACCCACACAGCAGGTACTATGATCAGCTGCAatatacagaggagggaactgaggttcagagagccaAGGTCTTGGAAATATCAGGCATTTAGTAAGTGGTGAAGCTGGGCTGGCCAGTGAGCATTCATGCAGGTGTGAATTATTTGGGGAGAAGATAAAACTGATGTTAGACCCCTGGGCTTAGCCAAAGGCttcaggctcatgggcagggaaATCAGTGGACCATAGTTGTGAGCGTGGCCTGATAAAAGGGTTTTCACTGAAGGGGGCCTTTGAGAGTCCAGTCAAATCTATGTCCTGCCTCCCATAAAGGCCtgagtactctctctctctctctcaaacacacacacaaccccaaaAGCATTTTCTCAGGCAGAATTGTTATAAGAACCCTGGCACCGACACTCTATATAGGGCTTTTGTTTTCCTGGGCAGATGCTGGATCCACAATACATTGCGTTGAGTTTGgtccatttctgtcatctgagcatagtgatgccaaagagaagaCTACCTTGCTCTCTACTCATTTTACCCTCAAGTGCgaaccatttggtcctgtcctgagtctATATTTCCCTACTTGTATAGAAGGCATGAGGCCATTTAGGCTCCCTTCAGATGGTGCGTGCAGGAGGAGTAGGTGTTGGTTAAAATCCATAGCCCTGCACAAATGGAACCCTAGTTCCTGTCCCAGCTTGGTCGAACCATCTGAAGTCCACCCAGAGCACAGCTAGGCCTCATATCTTCTCTGAGGTGCTAATGGCAGCTCCACCTcagcccagtcccagccccaTTTCCCAAACCTTTATGTGGGAACATTCTCATCTTCTACAGATCATGAACCTTGTTGACCTGGGCCAGGCATTTATCCTGAGCGAGATGCAGAGTGGAATGTTTCAAGCATTCTTTGATGGTGTCCTGGGCCTGGGCTATCCCAGCCTTGCTCCCAAAAGGATCATCCCTGTTTTCGACAACATGAAGAAACGAGGTgtcatttctcagcctgtctttgccttctacttgagcacGTAAGTCTGCACTGGAGAAGCCCTCTCAAAATCAGCTGTAAGATGCTTTCAGATACATCAAAATCTATAGACCTCTTGATCCAGAATTGTCCTCAGAGACTGTTTAGCCGAACACAACAATTTGCCCTGGGCCACTTCTGGTCCCAGCCACTGGTTTCtctaaattaagttttattgaagCAAAACCATACACACGGGCTCAAGGACAGCAGGTTGGTGCAGGGAGGTTGAAGGGAGAGTGAGAGAAATGGAAGGTGTCAGGCTACAGGTTGGAGGAAAAGGcagcaggatttgctgatggatttgacATGGAAGGAAAGAGGGGGATGTTGGGAATGTTTCTTCCTCACTAATACTTCACCAGCTGCCCAGGAGCAGCTACACAATTGGCAGGAGCCAGTGCACAATGAAAATCTGGGACCTCCTTTTCCAAAAGTAATAGGGATTTCAAGACAGGAATAACAGAGGCACGGGGTCCTGCTGAACATGGGGCCCCATGGATGGCACTGGTCTCAGGCCCATGAAGCCAACACTGGGTGAGCCTGAACCCATGGCCTTAGTGTCCCTGTGCCTCAGCTTTTCTGAAACATGACAGTTTACACAAAGGGGAATAAAGACCCCTCGCATACAGTATCCTCTGTGGGTATCTCTGAGCACTCTGAAAGTTGGAGGGGACCAGGCCCTCTTCAGAAGGGTGGGTGGTCAGATGTCAGCAAGGTTGCCTAGATTCAAATCTCTCCTCTGCCACTCATTAGTCGTTGGCCGACCATAATCAGGAACTCAAgccctctgtgcttcagtttcaacatctgtaaaatggggaccttAGTAGTGCCTCTGATGAGTGGATAACCACAGCCTTCAGACAGAGAGTGGCATTATTCTCCAACAAggattcctccctcttccttctctcctcagcaagaaggagaatggcagtgtggtgatgtttggtggcgtggaccacagctaccacaaagggcagctcaagtggataccagtgtcccGAAACCACTACTGGCAGGTAACCATGAACAGGTAAGCCTCTCCCTCTAAGGCCACACCTAGTGACGCTCCCACACAAGCACATGGACACATGccaacacacacaaatgcacgatcagacacacagtcacacacagacacatatattcTAAGCACAAAGACACATCTAAACACTCACATtgacacacatggacacacacattGGCACATATGGGTACACACAcaggaacacagacacacacacacacacacactcagacccacatacagacacaaacacacatagacacacacatagacatacagacacacacagacagaaatcCAAGCAAACTCATAAACACACAGATAGACACACCACTCATGGGCTCAAAATCACCCCTGACCTCCTGACTGTGGCCCTGATGAGGGTCCTGAACAGGGTCCTGAGAGGTGTGTGCAGCCTGGGGAGGACTGCACCCACTGGACAGTGAGGCAGGTGGCAGGCTTTGAAGACCCTAAAGTACAGTGAAAAGAGGATCAAGGAGAATTTCACCAGCCTGAACAGGATTGAGATAAGATGACCAACTGTCCAGGGCTACCCAGGACCAAGGGAGTTCTTAGAACACAAAGCTGCTAGTTTAAAGACAGGGGAAGTCCTAGAcaagctgggaaaactggtctcCTTAGGGAGAATCTTATCAGCAATGGAGAGGGGTTGGCTGAATTCTTGATCACTGAAAGCACTAAGAGCAAGAGACACTTCCCTACCCATTGCCATCTACATTCACAACTCAGGAACACAGTGGGGCGGAGGCTGTGACAGAGAGAATTTGAAAACTGGGATCCCGGAGTGGCCTGAGAACAAGGGGCAATAACTGATGGGATTCTGTGTGATATCCTCAGACAGAAGCTTACAGGTCCTTTGGTGGCCCCTGATCTACCTCATGCATCGCCTGGCTGGGGGCCTCAGTTTCTGAGCCCTGTAAGGTGCCACGCTGGGAACCAACTTCATCCAGGGGagcctgtgtctccctccccaccact includes:
- the LOC130848737 gene encoding pregnancy-associated glycoprotein 2-like produces the protein MKWLGILGLVALSQCLVIIPLTKIKTMRETLREENQRTNFLEDNTDHRSQNASDDPNISLQPLRNYLDVCYVGNITIGTPPQEFRVVFDTTSSFMWVPSINCSSLSYRTHNLFNPQLSTTFQPSGRSFNLEYGSWRIVGILAYDTVRIMNLVDLGQAFILSEMQSGMFQAFFDGVLGLGYPSLAPKRIIPVFDNMKKRGVISQPVFAFYLSTKKENGSVVMFGGVDHSYHKGQLKWIPVSRNHYWQVTMNSITMNGAVVGCCRGCQAILDTGTALLVGPTRLVTTLHELINAMPFGEEYMVPCSNIQSLPSIIFTINGHDYPVPAEAYMWKSPYSTCISRIQGGSETWKRSETWVLGFFTYITMASNP